CGGGCGTGGTCCGGGTCGCTGGCCACCAGCGAGCCTCGGGCGGCGGCGATCTCCTGGAGTCGACGCCGCAGGTCGGCCAGGCGCAGCTCCCAGCGCTCGTCGGCCTCCTTGACCCGGTGCACGATGCCGTCGACGGCGAACTCGCGCAGTTGGTCGGCGGCGGTCCGCAGGATCTTGTCGCCGAAGAGGGCGAGGAAGTCCTCGACCAGGCGTATCCCGTCGCGGCGACCGGCCTCGGCGAGGTTGGCCAGCCAGCCGCTCGGGCCGAAGAGGACGTGCGCCCGACGGGGCATCGGCAGCACCCCGGGCAGCTTGCCACGGGCGGCCAGGTCGATCAGGTGGGCGAGGTACTGCCGGCGCAGGATCTCCACGGCGGAGAGGAAGCAGCCGGGCGGCACGATCTGCCCGGCAATCATGTCGCGTGGCTCGGTGAGGTAGTAGCGGTCCCGTTCGGTGCGACCAACCAGGGTGAGCACGAGCGCGTTGCCGCTGCGTCGGCCGGCGCGGCCGGCCCGCTGGACGTAGTTGGCGGGTCCGTGCGGCAGCGACGCGAGCACCACCGCGGAGAGCGCGCCGATGTCGATGCCCATCTCCAGCGTCGGGGTGCAGGAGAGCACGTTCGGGTCGGTGTAGCGCTTGCCGTCGCGGAACTGCTGCTCGACCTTCTCCCGCTGGCCTCGGGTGAGCATGCCGGTGTGCTCGCCGGTCACCACCCGGAAGACGTCGCTCTCCAGGTACAGCCGCCGGTAGTAGTCGTCCGGCGCGGTGTCGTCGGAGGCGGGTCGGAGCCGGCCACGGCAGCGGTACTGCCGGCACGGTTGGCCGATCCAGTCGACGACCCGGTCGGGATGCTCGGTCTGCTGCCAGTGGCAGGTGTCGCAGCCGACGCCGGCCGCCACGGCGGCGGTGTCGTCCAGCCGAGTGACCCGTAGGTGGCCGGGGAGCAGCCCGTACACGGTGTTGCCGTCCTCGGTGTCGCCAGCCGCGACAATGCCGGCAGCGGCCAGGGCGGGCAGCAGCCGACTCAGGTAGCCGGCGGCCTCGCCGAGGTCCAGGCCGAGGCAGCGGGCGGTCCAGTCCTGATACCAGTTGCCGCGCGCGGTGATCGCGTCGAACTCGGAGCGGGATTTCGGGGTCGCCAGCAGGAAGGCGGGTGCGGAGACGCCCCGGGGGAAGGCGGGCATGCCGGCGGGCCGGCCACCCCAGACCTGCCACCGGGTGCCGCCGCGCCGCAGGTACGGCACCAGCCACTGGTGGTAGACCGCGCCCCGGGTGCGCAGCCGTTCCAGCAGGCCACGCAGGAAGGCCAGGTAGCGGGCGTCGTCGGGCGCGGTGGTGCCGAGCTGGCCCGGGCCGGTGAACTGCACGTCGCGGCAGAGCGCGACCGCTGCGGCCGGGTCGTCGAGTGCCACCTCGACGGCCACGGCCCGGGTCAACTCCAGAGTGCGGCCCTGCCGGGAACGCAACCCCGCCTCCAGCACGGTGGCGAAGACGAGCCGTTCACCGATCAGTGACCAGGTCTGCCGGCTGCCGGTCTCGTCCCCGGCGAGCAGGCCGTCCACGCCCGGCTGGCCGTGCAGGTCCGGCGGCACGACGGTGGAGACGATCTCCGGCCGCGCCGCCTCCGCGACCATCTGCACCACCAGTTCGTCCAGCCCGACGGACTCGCCAGGGGTGAGCTGGTCGGCAAGCAGGGCACGCAGCGAGAAGGCGTACGACCGGTTGGCGACGAAACCGGCCCGGTGCGCCGCGTCCTGGACAGAGTCGTTGAAGAGCAGCGTCTTACGTTCCGCCTGGTCCAACTCGCCGCCGGTGAAGAGCTGGGTGATGGCGACCGAGGCGAGGGTGGCCAGGCCGGCACCGAGGAAGCGGATGCCGTGGTCGAGCTGGCAGGAGGGGCAGCGGTCCTTCTCGGCCGCGTCGAGGCCGGACAGGTCACCGAGCACCACGATCTCGTCGTCGCCCACCGTCCGGTCGCGCTGCTCGTCGTAGGGGCGTACCCGGTGGCCGTGTTCCAGCACCAGCAGGCCACTCACCCGTTGCCGGATCTCGTCGTCGGTGGCCGCGATCAGCGCCCGTACCCGACGCTTGTCCCGACCGACGCTGGCCCGGTAGATCTTGTCCGGGTCGGTCTCCAGCTCCTGCGGGTCCTTCTCCGGCGACAGCGCCATCCAGCCGGAGCGTCCGCAGTGCCGGCAGTAGACGGCCGGCAGCCGCAGGTGGCGGTTGTCGGCGATGACTGTGTCGCGCTCGGTGGCGTACGGGTCCAGCTCCCGGGGGGCCTCGCCGTACCAGCCGAAGGTGGCCTGGTGGGAGGTGCCGCGCAGCAGCCGGGAGACGGCGCGTACCCAGAGATGGGTTTCGATGTTGAGCAGCGGCCGGCGCGGGTCGTCCGGGTGGCGGGCCATCGACAGCAGTCCGACGAACCGGGCCAGCGCCCGCGCGGTGATCTCGGGTCGGCTGCGCATCACGCTGCCCCAGCCGGTGGCGTTCTTGCGCGGCAGCACGTCGATGACCTCGTCGAGGGTGCGCGGCGCCGGGCCGAGCGAGTCGAGCACCGCCTTGGTCAACGGATGCTTGCGCAACAGCTCGCCGAGCCGTTCCGGCCGGGCCGAGCAGTCCTCGCCGAGCACCAGCTCGGCGACCTCGGTCATCATCCGCGCCGGATCCCGGCCGTCGACGGCGGCGAGCTGCTCGGGGCTGGGCAGCGGCAGGCTGAAATCCTGACCGGTCATGAACTCGCCGGAGTCGTAGCGTTCCTCCCCCACAAGCGAATCCGCGTCGAACGCGAGGCCGAAGACCTGCTCGGCGACCTCCCGGATGGCGGTCCGGCCGTCCCGACCGTCGCCCTCGCCGAGGGTGGCGGAGGTGGCGACCGGGCAGATCGGCCCCAGCGGGCGGCCCGGCTCGGCCAGGCCGAGCGCGGCGGCCAGCCGACGCAGCAGCATCGCCACGTCGGTACCCTGCGCGCCGTCGTAGCTGTGGAACTCGTCAAGCACCACGTACGCCGGCTCGGCACCTTCCCACAGCGGCAGGTCGTCGGCGCGCTGGAGCAGCAGGTCAAGCATCTTGTAGTTGGTGATCAGGATGTCCGGCGGGGTGCGGCGCATCTCCGACCGGCTGGTCAACACGTGCCGATACTCGATCTCCGCGACGTCGCCGATGTAGAGGCCGGCGGTGACGCCGGCCAGCGCCGGATCGGTGAGCAGTTCGTTGATGCGCTGGGTCTGGTCGGTGGCCAGGGCGTTCATCGGGTAGAGCAGGATCGCCTTGATGCCGGGCTGTCCCTGCTGCCGGCGTCGCCGGCAGTGGTCGAGGACCGGGATCAGGAACGATTCGGTCTTGCCGGAGCCGGTGCCCGTGGTGATCAGCGTCGGCTCGGCGGCCTTTCCCCTGGTCGACAGGCGGGCGAACGCCTTCGCCTGGTGCCGGTAGGGGGTGAAATCTTCCGGGGCCCAGTCCAGGCACGCCCACCAGTCGCCCTCCGCCGGCCGGAAGGGAGTGCGGATCCGCAGGTACGGCCCGCGAAAAATGCCCTGTTCGGGGTGGGAAAGGAAACCCTCCAAGCCCTGGCGTACGCCCTCCTCGGTCAGCCCGAAGGTGGTGGTCAGGTATTGCGTGAGGGTCCGACGCAGAGTGTCGGCGGCAATCGTCGGCCTCATGAGCGCATCACCCGCGGCATGCTACGTCAATATCCACTGTGGCTGATCCGCTGATCAGCCACGATGGACACTCAGTCGGGAATGCGACA
This DNA window, taken from Micromonospora sp. FIMYZ51, encodes the following:
- a CDS encoding DEAD/DEAH box helicase, whose product is MRPTIAADTLRRTLTQYLTTTFGLTEEGVRQGLEGFLSHPEQGIFRGPYLRIRTPFRPAEGDWWACLDWAPEDFTPYRHQAKAFARLSTRGKAAEPTLITTGTGSGKTESFLIPVLDHCRRRRQQGQPGIKAILLYPMNALATDQTQRINELLTDPALAGVTAGLYIGDVAEIEYRHVLTSRSEMRRTPPDILITNYKMLDLLLQRADDLPLWEGAEPAYVVLDEFHSYDGAQGTDVAMLLRRLAAALGLAEPGRPLGPICPVATSATLGEGDGRDGRTAIREVAEQVFGLAFDADSLVGEERYDSGEFMTGQDFSLPLPSPEQLAAVDGRDPARMMTEVAELVLGEDCSARPERLGELLRKHPLTKAVLDSLGPAPRTLDEVIDVLPRKNATGWGSVMRSRPEITARALARFVGLLSMARHPDDPRRPLLNIETHLWVRAVSRLLRGTSHQATFGWYGEAPRELDPYATERDTVIADNRHLRLPAVYCRHCGRSGWMALSPEKDPQELETDPDKIYRASVGRDKRRVRALIAATDDEIRQRVSGLLVLEHGHRVRPYDEQRDRTVGDDEIVVLGDLSGLDAAEKDRCPSCQLDHGIRFLGAGLATLASVAITQLFTGGELDQAERKTLLFNDSVQDAAHRAGFVANRSYAFSLRALLADQLTPGESVGLDELVVQMVAEAARPEIVSTVVPPDLHGQPGVDGLLAGDETGSRQTWSLIGERLVFATVLEAGLRSRQGRTLELTRAVAVEVALDDPAAAVALCRDVQFTGPGQLGTTAPDDARYLAFLRGLLERLRTRGAVYHQWLVPYLRRGGTRWQVWGGRPAGMPAFPRGVSAPAFLLATPKSRSEFDAITARGNWYQDWTARCLGLDLGEAAGYLSRLLPALAAAGIVAAGDTEDGNTVYGLLPGHLRVTRLDDTAAVAAGVGCDTCHWQQTEHPDRVVDWIGQPCRQYRCRGRLRPASDDTAPDDYYRRLYLESDVFRVVTGEHTGMLTRGQREKVEQQFRDGKRYTDPNVLSCTPTLEMGIDIGALSAVVLASLPHGPANYVQRAGRAGRRSGNALVLTLVGRTERDRYYLTEPRDMIAGQIVPPGCFLSAVEILRRQYLAHLIDLAARGKLPGVLPMPRRAHVLFGPSGWLANLAEAGRRDGIRLVEDFLALFGDKILRTAADQLREFAVDGIVHRVKEADERWELRLADLRRRLQEIAAARGSLVASDPDHARELKMLRAEEAAVRRRLREVSGAAAHGTLVEFGLLPNYALIDTRTDLEATLTWEEQVDGDRRFHSELREYARPARQALVEIAPGNTYYVRGYQHEISGLEVGPADRPAYEQWRICAQCGYVRTHLAQEDTSACPRCADRGIADHGRLFQVLQPTRVYSRDKRDDARIRDDSDDRTRRFYATTVAVDIDPAKVESSWRHAHETFGVDYSRHAMVRHFNLGAQRFDRAAEAFAGDEVRINRFHTCTSCGGTTVDGAPAVSQQLAAQASGATVVQGAEHHRPWCPYRRTPAAPDTHVDLILAHELETEALRILIPAATALVAERVVSLAAAIRLGIAAQYGGDPAHLQAVPATMPDGQSDGTRNFVVVFDTQPQGTGYLHRLAEPDEFRRVLELARRRITECECRRQARPVCHRCLLRYARNDQFALMSRDEALGMLDKLLDSWDVEKGTRTDEISLIGQVESELEMRFLTKLLARGAAPDSGLRIEKRTDHDGARIADLRFVTGGGQNVTHWQMKLQNTVRGTRPDVHFKRLDAPSPEVAVYLDGFKYHASSQYNRLADDAEKRARLRAHGYLVFAATWDDVVTWGSPEGNGGWLPYGGISQQTARERYRSFLPGADPDELTTTVWANPIEQLLRFLAEPDLHRWQRRAEAVLAGLLPQARENSRCDSGGVADRLLAALRGEPLPPSAARGQIMVVRARDAADCALTVLVDGRSKPLPTWSALAVLDDLPAAVAAEGHKERWAGWLAWGNVIQFLAEGGGDAGQLVVSDLDLFEPASMAVAEGTGLSLTRRALPLDEETATWLGAVSQPAPAQPVQDDSPWGDVLRYVDPDEGTLEGLVQQLAAWDLPLPVVGYELGDQGWQAELAWPERRVAVVLSGSPDDPEVEDRNRAYADAGWRVRTARQWSAEELAARLAATSGGEDR